In Sphingomonas crocodyli, a genomic segment contains:
- a CDS encoding tetratricopeptide repeat protein has translation MRFSPPAIALSLVLATVSSTVVAQKADDQINPKSLALLAEGQSQLKAGNFAAANDTLETALAIDPRNRAAFVALGRVAQAQQLPGKAIRMYFEALSIEPNDVNALGAQGEAMVQRGAMERARANLARVRTLCKAECAPATQLAAAIAKGPPPAVVAAQTATKVPPKGEETSKAN, from the coding sequence ATGCGTTTCTCGCCGCCGGCCATCGCCCTCTCGCTTGTGCTCGCCACCGTCTCCAGCACCGTTGTCGCGCAAAAGGCCGATGATCAGATCAACCCCAAGTCGCTCGCGCTGCTCGCCGAAGGCCAGTCGCAGCTGAAGGCGGGCAACTTCGCCGCCGCGAACGACACGCTGGAAACCGCGCTCGCGATCGATCCGCGCAACCGCGCCGCCTTCGTCGCGCTCGGCCGCGTCGCGCAGGCGCAGCAGCTGCCGGGCAAGGCGATCCGCATGTATTTCGAGGCGCTGTCGATCGAACCGAACGACGTCAACGCGCTGGGCGCGCAGGGCGAAGCGATGGTTCAGCGCGGCGCGATGGAGCGTGCGCGCGCCAATCTCGCCCGCGTCCGCACCCTTTGCAAGGCCGAATGCGCCCCCGCGACCCAGCTTGCCGCCGCGATCGCCAAGGGCCCGCCGCCCGCCGTCGTCGCTGCGCAGACCGCGACCAAGGTTCCGCCGAAGGGCGAAGAGACCAGCAAGGCGAACTGA
- the rsmA gene encoding 16S rRNA (adenine(1518)-N(6)/adenine(1519)-N(6))-dimethyltransferase RsmA, whose translation MKPKAIPGLPPLREVIARHGLSADKALGQNFLLDSQLLDRIARVPGDLDGATVYEVGPGPGGLTRALLEAGANVVAVERDRRCLDALAELNEASGGRLRVISGDAMKIDERVETGDGAHIASNLPYNVGTALFVRWMTLTEWAPWWKSLTLMFQREVADRIVAKPGTDAYGRLSVLAQWRATATIAMPVHRSAFVPPPKVMSAVIHVVPAAQPEGVSIGTIEALTAAAFGQRRKMLRQSLKGVPGAVDALASAGIAAERRAETVSVEEFIELARVLGR comes from the coding sequence GTGAAACCCAAGGCAATCCCCGGCCTGCCGCCGCTGCGTGAGGTGATCGCGCGGCACGGCCTCTCCGCCGACAAGGCGCTGGGCCAGAACTTCCTGCTCGACAGCCAGCTGCTCGATCGGATCGCGCGCGTGCCGGGCGATCTGGACGGCGCGACGGTCTATGAGGTCGGCCCCGGCCCCGGCGGGCTGACGCGCGCGCTGCTCGAGGCCGGCGCGAATGTCGTCGCGGTCGAACGCGATCGCCGCTGCCTCGATGCGCTCGCCGAACTCAACGAGGCGTCAGGCGGTCGGCTGCGTGTGATTTCGGGCGACGCGATGAAGATCGACGAGCGTGTCGAGACGGGCGACGGCGCCCATATCGCGTCCAACCTGCCCTATAATGTCGGCACCGCTTTGTTCGTCCGCTGGATGACGCTGACCGAATGGGCGCCGTGGTGGAAATCGCTCACGCTGATGTTTCAGCGCGAAGTGGCCGATCGGATCGTCGCGAAGCCGGGCACCGACGCTTATGGCCGCCTCTCCGTCCTCGCCCAGTGGCGCGCGACCGCGACGATCGCGATGCCGGTCCACCGCTCCGCCTTCGTGCCGCCGCCCAAGGTGATGTCAGCGGTGATCCATGTCGTGCCCGCCGCGCAGCCCGAAGGCGTATCGATCGGCACGATCGAAGCCCTGACCGCCGCCGCCTTCGGCCAACGCCGCAAGATGCTGCGCCAGAGTCTGAAAGGCGTACCGGGTGCAGTCGACGCGCTGGCAAGCGCCGGCATCGCGGCGGAGCGCCGCGCCGAGACGGTCAGCGTCGAGGAATTTATCGAATTGGCGCGGGTGCTGGGCCGCTGA
- the pdxA gene encoding 4-hydroxythreonine-4-phosphate dehydrogenase PdxA: MTIAPLAIALGDPAGIGPEIVAKAWTVRNAHDLAPFFAVGDCRSVERVWRGPIKRIGSPDEAASVFGEALPIIQIHDTGEIVPGQPDLAGARCALDSLELAAGLARSTMVGGLVTAPVSKAQLYAIGFTHAGQTEFVAERCGIASSNAVMMLAGPTLRVVPITTHIALRDVFDALSIELICAKARATERGLARNFGIERPRLAIAGINPHAGESGALGSEEIDLIAPAVEILQGEGIDIVGPLPADTMFHARARAQYDCALCLYHDQALIPVKALHFDEGVNMTLGLPIVRTAPDHGTAFNIAGKDMAHPGAMIAAIALAAEAARNRLQTA, encoded by the coding sequence ATGACCATCGCACCGCTCGCCATCGCGCTGGGCGATCCGGCGGGCATCGGCCCCGAAATCGTCGCCAAGGCGTGGACGGTGCGCAACGCCCACGATCTGGCGCCCTTCTTCGCGGTGGGCGATTGCCGGTCGGTCGAGCGCGTGTGGCGCGGGCCGATCAAGCGGATCGGCTCGCCCGACGAGGCCGCGTCCGTCTTCGGTGAGGCGCTGCCGATCATCCAGATCCACGACACCGGGGAGATCGTGCCCGGCCAGCCCGATCTGGCGGGCGCCCGCTGCGCGCTGGACTCGCTGGAGCTGGCCGCCGGGCTGGCGCGATCGACGATGGTCGGCGGCCTCGTCACCGCCCCCGTCTCCAAGGCGCAGCTTTACGCGATCGGCTTCACCCATGCCGGGCAGACCGAGTTCGTCGCCGAACGCTGCGGCATCGCGTCGAGCAATGCGGTGATGATGCTGGCCGGCCCGACGCTGCGGGTCGTGCCGATCACCACCCACATCGCCCTGCGCGACGTGTTCGACGCGCTCTCGATCGAGCTGATCTGCGCCAAGGCGCGCGCCACCGAACGCGGCCTGGCCCGCAATTTCGGGATCGAGCGCCCGCGCCTCGCCATTGCCGGGATCAACCCGCATGCGGGCGAAAGCGGCGCGCTGGGCAGCGAGGAGATCGACCTGATCGCTCCGGCGGTCGAGATATTGCAGGGTGAAGGCATCGACATCGTCGGCCCCCTGCCCGCCGACACGATGTTCCATGCCCGTGCCCGCGCACAATATGACTGCGCGCTCTGCCTCTATCACGATCAGGCGCTGATCCCGGTCAAGGCGCTGCATTTCGACGAGGGCGTGAACATGACGCTGGGCCTGCCGATCGTCCGCACCGCGCCCGATCATGGCACCGCGTTCAACATCGCCGGCAAGGATATGGCGCATCCCGGCGCCATGATCGCCGCGATCGCGCTGGCGGCCGAAGCGGCGCGGAACCGTCTGCAGACCGCGTGA
- a CDS encoding peptidylprolyl isomerase yields the protein MINLSSKFKSRLLPVAALGAVLAVAAPLVAQTVEEPDNSGLDLPKDIAVFGSRDPNIRKATAIVNGTIITATDVDQRLALVLAANGGDEKVPEEEKERLRLQVLRNLIDETLEIQEAAAQKIEVPAAEINQTMARVAANVRRNPTEFAAYLKSQGSSAESLRRQIQGEIAWRRVLSRRVEPFVNVSEEEVNAIIARLNASKGATEYHIGEIFLSSTPEAMPATQANAERIIDQIRKGGSFQAYARQFSEASTAAVGGDLGWVRGEQLPEQLATAAAQMGNGMLSPPIAVPGGYSIIALIDKRQVLTADPRDAVLALKQLTITFPAGSTQATAAPKVEAFANAVQTIQGCGKVAEVAKTVGADVVDNDQVKIRDLPPVLQDMMLELQIGQASRPFGSLAEGVRALVLCGRDDPQSSSDPSFEQIYSQIEEDRVNRRARRYLRDLRRDAVIEYR from the coding sequence GTGATTAATCTGTCTTCGAAGTTCAAGTCGCGCCTGTTGCCGGTTGCCGCGCTCGGCGCCGTTCTGGCCGTTGCCGCCCCGCTGGTCGCCCAGACGGTGGAGGAGCCGGACAATAGCGGCCTCGATCTCCCCAAGGATATCGCCGTCTTCGGCAGCCGCGATCCCAACATCCGCAAGGCGACCGCGATCGTGAACGGCACGATCATCACCGCCACCGACGTCGATCAGCGCCTCGCGCTCGTCCTCGCGGCCAATGGCGGTGATGAGAAGGTTCCCGAAGAGGAAAAGGAACGGCTGCGCCTGCAGGTGCTTCGCAACCTGATCGACGAAACGCTCGAGATTCAGGAAGCCGCCGCGCAGAAGATCGAGGTGCCCGCTGCCGAGATCAACCAGACGATGGCCCGCGTCGCCGCCAATGTCCGCCGCAATCCGACCGAGTTTGCAGCCTATCTGAAGTCGCAAGGCTCGTCCGCGGAATCGCTCCGCCGCCAGATCCAGGGTGAAATCGCGTGGCGCCGCGTGCTGAGCCGCCGCGTCGAGCCGTTCGTGAACGTCAGCGAGGAAGAGGTGAACGCGATCATCGCGCGCCTCAACGCTTCGAAGGGCGCGACCGAATATCATATCGGCGAAATCTTCCTGTCCTCGACGCCTGAGGCGATGCCCGCGACGCAGGCCAATGCCGAACGGATCATCGATCAGATCCGCAAGGGCGGCTCGTTCCAGGCCTATGCGCGCCAGTTCTCCGAAGCATCGACCGCCGCGGTCGGCGGCGATCTGGGCTGGGTGCGCGGCGAACAGTTGCCCGAACAGCTCGCCACCGCGGCCGCGCAGATGGGTAACGGCATGCTCAGCCCGCCGATCGCGGTGCCGGGCGGCTATTCGATCATCGCGCTGATCGACAAGCGCCAGGTGCTGACCGCCGATCCGCGCGATGCGGTCCTCGCGCTCAAGCAGCTGACGATCACCTTCCCCGCCGGATCGACCCAGGCGACCGCCGCGCCGAAGGTGGAAGCCTTCGCCAACGCCGTCCAGACGATCCAGGGCTGCGGCAAGGTAGCCGAAGTCGCCAAGACGGTCGGCGCCGACGTGGTCGACAATGATCAGGTCAAGATCCGCGATCTGCCGCCGGTGCTGCAGGACATGATGCTCGAACTGCAGATCGGCCAGGCTTCACGCCCGTTCGGTTCGCTGGCCGAAGGCGTCCGCGCGCTTGTCCTGTGCGGCCGCGACGATCCGCAAAGCTCGTCCGATCCCTCGTTCGAACAGATCTATTCGCAGATCGAGGAAGATCGCGTGAACCGTCGCGCGCGCCGCTATCTGCGCGATCTGCGGCGCGACGCCGTGATCGAATATCGATGA
- a CDS encoding LPS-assembly protein LptD yields MRKFVAILAVTTALAGTPGWAQNLLEPAAGPPNQGDAPTPANEEEVTFASDQITYDTDAEVVTAIGNVRMARRGDRLRAERVEWNQKTGEVRASGNVAVVNSGGDTVYGDSVILTDSLRDGVVENLLLVLNDGGRLAAKHGVRKDGVSTLTMAAYTPCAVLDSEGCPKEPIWKISATKVVHDPNKHRISYDNARISFMGTPILWLPGLSHPDGSGAGGGSGFLLPQVKYSRVNGAEFALPYYFQLAPNRDLSITPHVYSKVLPSIEAQYRQLTSNGAWQAAGMLTYGTRVPINATGPTPNSDRTFRGYIDANGRFQLGPNWTISGSTRLSSDRSFMRRYDISRDSRLRSTINAERIDNDSYLSIAGWAVQTLRVGDSQGQQPIALPLIDYRRRIADPLLGGMISLQANTLAITRTAGQDTQRAFTSARWDLRRYTALGQELTLTAFARGDVYHTSNIASTITPSYRGDPGWTTRGIGAIAADLKWPFLGSFLAGSQRITPRVQIVATPRTKNLAIPNEDARAIDLEDSNLFALNRFNGYDRWEDGSRATYGIEWSVDVPGIAFSTVIGQSYRLNSRPSILPPGTGLEGRFSDIVGRTTLQYGRFLEITHRFRIDKDSLSIRRNEVDATIGSRKTYATIGYLRLNRNIPTTAIPEDLRDREEARLGGRVQFARYWSIFGSTTIDLTGKKEDPLSTADGYQPVRHRLGLLYDDDCFELGVTWRRDYDAAGDARTGNTFLLRVALKNLGR; encoded by the coding sequence GTGAGGAAATTTGTTGCTATCCTGGCGGTGACGACCGCGCTCGCCGGGACTCCGGGTTGGGCGCAGAACCTGCTGGAGCCTGCCGCCGGTCCGCCGAACCAGGGCGATGCGCCGACCCCGGCGAACGAAGAGGAAGTGACCTTCGCTTCCGATCAGATCACCTATGATACCGACGCGGAGGTCGTGACCGCGATCGGCAATGTCCGCATGGCGCGGCGCGGTGATCGCCTGCGCGCCGAGCGGGTCGAATGGAATCAGAAGACCGGCGAGGTCCGCGCGTCGGGCAATGTCGCGGTCGTCAATTCGGGCGGCGACACCGTCTATGGCGACAGCGTGATCCTGACCGACTCGCTGCGCGACGGCGTGGTCGAAAATCTGCTGCTGGTGCTGAACGACGGCGGGCGGCTCGCGGCCAAGCATGGCGTGCGCAAGGATGGCGTCTCCACGCTGACGATGGCCGCCTATACGCCCTGCGCGGTGCTCGACAGCGAAGGATGCCCCAAGGAGCCGATCTGGAAGATCAGCGCGACCAAGGTGGTCCACGATCCGAACAAGCACCGGATCAGCTACGACAATGCGCGCATCAGCTTCATGGGCACGCCGATCCTGTGGCTGCCGGGCCTGTCGCATCCGGACGGATCGGGCGCGGGCGGCGGATCGGGCTTCCTGTTGCCGCAGGTCAAATATAGCCGGGTGAACGGCGCCGAATTCGCCCTGCCCTATTATTTTCAGCTCGCGCCCAATCGCGATCTTTCGATCACGCCGCACGTCTATTCGAAGGTGCTGCCGTCGATCGAGGCGCAATATCGCCAGTTGACCAGCAACGGCGCGTGGCAGGCGGCGGGCATGCTGACCTACGGCACCCGCGTTCCGATCAACGCCACCGGACCGACGCCCAATTCGGATCGCACCTTCCGCGGCTATATCGACGCGAACGGTCGTTTCCAGCTCGGCCCCAACTGGACGATCAGCGGATCGACCCGCCTTTCGTCCGACCGCAGCTTCATGCGGCGCTACGATATTTCGCGCGACAGCCGCCTGCGTTCGACGATCAACGCCGAACGGATCGACAATGACAGCTATCTGTCGATCGCCGGCTGGGCGGTGCAGACGTTGCGCGTGGGCGACAGCCAGGGGCAGCAGCCGATCGCGCTACCGCTGATCGATTATCGCCGCCGCATCGCCGATCCGCTGCTGGGCGGCATGATCTCGCTGCAGGCCAACACGCTGGCGATCACGCGCACGGCGGGGCAGGACACGCAGCGCGCCTTCACGTCGGCCCGCTGGGATCTGCGCCGCTATACCGCTTTGGGCCAGGAACTGACCCTGACGGCCTTTGCGCGCGGCGACGTCTATCACACGTCCAATATCGCTAGCACGATCACGCCCAGCTATCGCGGCGATCCGGGCTGGACGACGCGCGGGATCGGCGCGATCGCGGCCGACCTGAAATGGCCGTTCCTGGGTTCTTTCCTTGCCGGATCGCAGCGGATCACGCCGCGCGTCCAGATCGTCGCGACGCCGCGCACCAAGAACCTCGCCATCCCGAACGAGGATGCGCGCGCGATCGACCTGGAAGATTCGAACCTGTTCGCGCTCAACCGCTTCAACGGCTATGACCGTTGGGAAGATGGCAGCCGCGCAACCTATGGCATCGAATGGTCGGTCGACGTGCCGGGCATCGCCTTCTCGACCGTGATCGGCCAGAGCTATCGCCTGAACAGCCGCCCCTCGATCCTGCCGCCGGGCACCGGCCTCGAAGGGCGTTTCTCCGACATCGTCGGGCGGACGACGCTGCAATATGGTCGCTTCCTGGAGATCACGCACCGTTTCCGCATCGACAAGGACAGCCTGTCGATCCGCCGCAACGAGGTCGATGCCACGATCGGCAGCCGCAAGACCTATGCGACGATCGGCTATCTGCGGCTCAACCGGAACATCCCGACCACCGCGATCCCGGAGGATCTGCGCGATCGCGAGGAAGCGCGCCTGGGCGGCCGCGTCCAGTTCGCGCGCTACTGGTCTATCTTCGGTTCGACCACGATCGATCTGACCGGCAAGAAGGAAGACCCGCTGTCGACGGCCGACGGCTATCAACCCGTCCGTCACCGGCTCGGCCTGCTGTATGACGACGATTGCTTCGAGTTGGGCGTGACGTGGCGGCGCGATTATGACGCCGCCGGCGACGCCCGCACGGGCAACACCTTTCTGTTACGGGTGGCGCTCAAGAACCTTGGCCGCTAA
- a CDS encoding leucyl aminopeptidase, producing MRVRFAASRPSGDQALAIVVAPGTLGGAALATLPQPVQAIARRAASANRFDGETGGVVEFFAEADSALRRILLVGVGSSGNYERAGAALVAKLLTSGETSLTIELGQGATGDAAASLASGATLRAWRHDTYRTKLDAKQRPSLEEIVIVGAGAGVEDAWATKQAIAEGVMFTRTLVAEPANVLYPESFVERCQHLTELGVQIDVLGVDEMRALGMGSLLGVAQGSVREPRLLVMKWDGTDGAKDPIALVGKGVTFDTGGISLKPPAGMEDMKWDMGGAGAVAGAMKAIAGRKAKAHVIGVCGLVENMPDGNAQRPGDVVTSMSGQTIEVINTDAEGRLVLCDALTWVQKTYNPKTIVDLATLTGAMIISLGHEYGGMFANDDSLAAQLDAAGKAVGDQLWRMPMGDPFDKLIDSPIADMKNVGPREGGSITAAQFLKRFIDEGVRWAHLDIAGMVWASKPGATWDKGATGFGVRLLDRFVADNFEG from the coding sequence ATGCGTGTTCGTTTCGCCGCCAGCCGTCCCAGCGGAGATCAGGCCCTTGCAATCGTTGTAGCCCCCGGCACTCTGGGCGGCGCCGCGCTCGCCACCTTGCCGCAGCCGGTCCAGGCGATTGCGCGTCGTGCGGCTTCGGCGAACCGTTTCGATGGCGAGACGGGCGGTGTGGTCGAATTCTTCGCCGAGGCCGACAGCGCGCTGCGTCGCATCCTGCTGGTCGGCGTCGGATCGAGTGGCAACTATGAGCGTGCGGGCGCGGCTCTGGTCGCCAAGCTGCTCACGTCGGGCGAAACCAGCCTGACGATCGAACTCGGGCAGGGCGCGACCGGCGATGCGGCGGCCTCGCTCGCCTCGGGCGCGACGCTGCGCGCGTGGCGGCACGACACCTATCGCACCAAGCTCGATGCCAAGCAGCGCCCGTCGCTCGAAGAGATCGTGATCGTCGGTGCGGGCGCGGGCGTCGAGGATGCCTGGGCGACCAAGCAGGCGATTGCGGAAGGCGTTATGTTCACGCGCACCCTCGTCGCCGAGCCGGCGAACGTCCTTTACCCCGAAAGCTTCGTCGAACGCTGCCAGCACTTGACCGAACTCGGCGTGCAGATCGACGTGCTCGGCGTGGACGAGATGCGCGCGCTGGGCATGGGATCGCTGCTGGGCGTCGCGCAGGGTTCGGTGCGCGAACCGCGCCTGCTGGTGATGAAATGGGACGGCACCGACGGCGCCAAGGATCCGATCGCGCTGGTCGGCAAGGGCGTGACCTTCGACACCGGCGGCATCTCGCTCAAGCCGCCCGCCGGCATGGAAGACATGAAGTGGGATATGGGCGGTGCGGGCGCCGTCGCGGGCGCGATGAAGGCGATTGCGGGCCGCAAGGCCAAGGCGCACGTCATCGGCGTGTGCGGCCTTGTCGAAAACATGCCCGACGGCAATGCGCAGCGTCCGGGTGACGTCGTCACCTCGATGTCGGGCCAGACGATCGAAGTGATCAACACCGACGCCGAAGGCCGCCTGGTCCTGTGCGACGCGCTGACCTGGGTGCAGAAGACCTACAATCCCAAGACGATCGTCGATCTCGCTACGCTGACCGGCGCGATGATCATCTCGCTCGGCCACGAATATGGCGGCATGTTCGCCAATGACGACAGCCTCGCCGCACAGCTCGATGCCGCCGGCAAGGCGGTGGGCGATCAGCTGTGGCGGATGCCGATGGGCGATCCGTTCGACAAGCTGATCGATTCTCCGATCGCCGACATGAAGAATGTCGGCCCGCGCGAGGGCGGTTCGATCACGGCGGCGCAGTTCCTGAAGCGCTTCATCGACGAAGGCGTGCGTTGGGCGCATCTCGACATCGCCGGCATGGTCTGGGCATCGAAGCCCGGCGCGACGTGGGACAAGGGGGCGACCGGCTTCGGCGTGCGCCTGCTCGACCGCTTCGTCGCCGACAATTTCGAGGGCTAA
- a CDS encoding DNA polymerase III subunit chi, producing the protein MQVDFYHLTRLPLDRVLPRIAERVLETGGRLLVVAGDDALAEKIDEALWTNAPDSFLPHARAGGDDALQPILIGADVAAGNGARNIALADGIWREEALDFDRAFYFFDAESIAGARTAWRALNGREGVEPRYWKQDEQGRWKIGP; encoded by the coding sequence GTGCAGGTCGATTTCTATCATCTGACCCGGCTCCCCCTCGACCGTGTCCTGCCGCGCATCGCGGAACGGGTGCTGGAAACCGGCGGCCGCCTGCTGGTGGTCGCGGGCGACGATGCGCTGGCCGAGAAGATCGACGAGGCGCTGTGGACCAACGCGCCCGACAGCTTCCTGCCGCATGCCCGCGCAGGCGGGGATGACGCGCTGCAGCCGATCCTGATCGGGGCGGATGTGGCCGCCGGCAACGGCGCCCGCAACATCGCGCTGGCCGACGGGATCTGGCGCGAAGAGGCGCTCGATTTCGATCGCGCCTTCTATTTCTTCGACGCCGAAAGCATCGCCGGCGCGCGCACCGCATGGCGCGCGCTGAACGGCCGCGAGGGCGTCGAACCGCGCTACTGGAAGCAGGACGAGCAGGGCCGCTGGAAGATCGGTCCCTGA
- a CDS encoding MerC domain-containing protein, which yields MIRPRISRDLFDRLAIGLSALCLVHCAASVLLVAVLATAGGALLHPAIHEVGLGLAIFLAVIGLGRGFAQHRRPVPMVLGAIGIALMAMALFVRHGPGEVAYTMAGVTFVAIAHFLNRRETVASQLPLA from the coding sequence GTGATTCGTCCCCGTATCTCCCGCGATCTGTTCGATCGGCTGGCCATCGGTCTTTCGGCGCTGTGCCTCGTCCATTGCGCGGCAAGCGTGCTGCTGGTCGCCGTGCTCGCGACGGCGGGCGGCGCGCTGCTCCATCCGGCGATCCACGAAGTGGGTCTGGGCCTTGCGATCTTCCTCGCGGTGATCGGCCTTGGCCGTGGTTTCGCGCAGCATCGTCGGCCGGTTCCGATGGTGCTCGGCGCGATCGGTATTGCGCTGATGGCGATGGCTTTGTTCGTGCGTCACGGGCCGGGCGAGGTCGCCTATACGATGGCGGGCGTGACCTTCGTTGCGATCGCGCATTTCCTGAACCGGCGAGAGACGGTCGCGTCGCAGTTGCCTCTCGCCTGA
- a CDS encoding Fur family transcriptional regulator, whose amino-acid sequence MATAHQHHLHHGSSLADAARRAFERAGEQWTPMRAEIFDALSAATKPASAYDLAEAVSKSTGRRVAANSVYRILDVFVAANLARRIESANAYVANAHPECEHDCIFLVCDVCGRVAHVDDDKLAQSVRGSAEQAGFSRLRPVIEVRGCCADCAEGDAA is encoded by the coding sequence ATGGCGACCGCACATCAGCACCACCTTCATCACGGCTCATCGCTGGCTGACGCCGCGCGCCGTGCCTTCGAACGCGCCGGCGAGCAGTGGACCCCGATGCGCGCCGAGATCTTCGACGCGCTGAGCGCCGCGACGAAACCCGCATCGGCCTATGATCTGGCCGAAGCTGTGTCGAAGTCGACCGGGCGCCGCGTCGCCGCCAACAGCGTCTATCGCATCCTCGACGTGTTCGTGGCCGCCAATCTGGCGCGGCGGATCGAGAGCGCGAACGCCTATGTCGCCAACGCGCATCCCGAATGCGAGCATGACTGCATCTTCCTGGTCTGCGACGTGTGCGGCCGGGTCGCGCATGTCGATGACGACAAGCTGGCCCAGTCGGTGCGCGGATCGGCCGAGCAGGCGGGCTTCTCCCGCCTCCGCCCGGTGATCGAGGTGCGCGGCTGCTGCGCCGACTGCGCCGAGGGTGACGCCGCCTAG
- a CDS encoding sensor histidine kinase — MPDPAVIPHDEVRRIAALQRYAILDTPRDGAFDRITQIAARIFNVPIAIVSLVDHDRIWFKSHHGLDVAEIGREPGLCASAILGEAAWIVTEAHVDPRTLANPLVAGAFGLRFYAGVPLRTHDGYNLGTLCVIDQAPREITTEEIAQLEDLAGLVMEQMELRLAARRSAERVAIIQREVDHRLVNNLNTLSLMLMMQQDEVVDLLARHQLRDAASRISAIADLHRAFLTTGWGAADDPAPERAAGLTYLRRLCIKLSEMLGGRIEVAGTEIILHPLQVQSLGLIVHELAMNALKHGGRRIVIRLATTGDGRHKLTVSDDGPGLPDGFDPWDESHGGVGMSIVVAMTEQLEGELTFDSPTAGGVTFAVSFPATLAGR, encoded by the coding sequence TTGCCTGATCCTGCTGTCATTCCCCATGATGAAGTGCGGCGCATCGCCGCGCTGCAGCGTTATGCGATCCTCGATACGCCGCGCGACGGGGCGTTCGATCGGATCACGCAGATCGCGGCACGCATCTTCAACGTCCCCATCGCGATCGTCAGCCTGGTCGATCATGATCGCATCTGGTTCAAGTCGCATCACGGGCTCGACGTCGCCGAAATCGGCCGCGAACCGGGGCTTTGCGCGTCGGCGATCCTGGGCGAAGCGGCCTGGATCGTCACCGAGGCGCATGTCGATCCGCGCACTTTGGCCAACCCGTTGGTCGCCGGCGCTTTCGGCCTGCGCTTCTATGCGGGCGTGCCGCTGCGCACCCATGACGGCTACAATCTGGGCACGTTGTGCGTGATCGATCAGGCCCCACGCGAGATCACGACGGAGGAGATTGCGCAGCTGGAGGATCTGGCGGGGCTGGTGATGGAGCAGATGGAACTGCGCCTCGCCGCCCGCCGCTCGGCCGAACGGGTCGCGATCATCCAGCGCGAGGTCGATCATCGCCTCGTCAACAACCTCAACACGCTGTCGCTGATGCTGATGATGCAGCAGGACGAGGTGGTCGATCTGCTGGCCCGGCACCAGTTGCGCGACGCCGCCAGCCGGATCAGCGCGATCGCCGATCTCCACCGCGCCTTCCTGACCACCGGTTGGGGGGCCGCCGACGATCCCGCGCCCGAACGCGCGGCGGGCCTCACCTATCTGCGCCGGCTGTGCATCAAGCTGTCCGAAATGCTGGGCGGGCGGATCGAGGTGGCGGGGACCGAGATCATCCTCCATCCGCTGCAGGTCCAGTCGCTGGGCCTGATCGTCCACGAACTCGCGATGAACGCGCTCAAGCATGGCGGGCGCCGCATCGTCATCCGCCTCGCGACGACGGGCGACGGGCGGCACAAGCTGACCGTGTCGGATGACGGCCCCGGCCTGCCCGACGGCTTCGATCCGTGGGACGAATCGCATGGCGGCGTGGGCATGTCGATCGTCGTGGCGATGACCGAACAGCTGGAAGGCGAACTGACCTTCGACTCGCCGACGGCCGGCGGCGTGACCTTCGCGGTGTCCTTCCCGGCGACGCTCGCCGGACGTTAG
- the dut gene encoding dUTP diphosphatase, with amino-acid sequence MSAEIAIRLKRLPNGEGLPLPAYATAHAAGMDVVAAEDLDLAPGARHAVATGFAIAIPEGYEVQVRPRSGLALKHGITCLNTPGTIDADYRGEVRVILANLGAEPFPIRRGERIAQLVPAAVQKAAFVEVEELDETARGAGGFGSTGR; translated from the coding sequence ATGTCCGCAGAAATCGCCATCCGCCTGAAGCGCCTGCCCAATGGCGAGGGGCTGCCCCTGCCCGCTTATGCGACAGCGCATGCGGCGGGGATGGATGTGGTCGCGGCCGAGGATCTCGATCTGGCGCCCGGCGCGCGCCACGCCGTCGCCACCGGCTTCGCGATCGCGATTCCGGAAGGCTATGAGGTGCAGGTGCGCCCGCGTTCGGGCCTCGCGCTCAAGCACGGCATCACCTGCCTCAACACGCCGGGCACGATCGATGCGGACTATCGCGGCGAAGTGCGCGTGATCCTGGCCAATCTGGGCGCCGAACCCTTCCCGATCCGCCGCGGCGAGCGGATCGCGCAGCTGGTGCCCGCGGCGGTGCAGAAGGCCGCCTTCGTCGAGGTGGAGGAACTGGACGAAACCGCGCGCGGCGCCGGCGGCTTCGGTTCGACCGGCCGATAA